The Enterobacter kobei genome has a segment encoding these proteins:
- the deoA gene encoding thymidine phosphorylase, with amino-acid sequence MFLAQEIIRKKRDGHALSDEEIRFFINGIRDNTVSEGQIAALAMTIFFHDMSMPERVSLTMAMRDSGTVLDWKSLNLNGPIVDKHSTGGVGDVTSLMLGPMVAACGGYIPMISGRGLGHTGGTLDKLEAIPGFDIFPDDNRFRDIIKDVGVAIIGQTSSLAPADKRFYATRDITATVDSIPLITASILAKKLAEGLDALVMDVKVGSGAFMPTYELSAQLAEAIVGVSNGAGVRTTALLTDMNQVLASSAGNAVEVREAVQFLTGEYRNPRLFDVTMALCVEMLISGKLAKDEAEARAKLQAVLDNGKAAEIFGRMVAAQKGPTDFVENYAKYLPTATLSKAVYADSEGFVSAMDTRALGMAVVSMGGGRRQASDTIDYSVGFTDMARLGDSVDGQRPLAVIHAKDEASWQDAAKAVKAAITLADKAPESSPSVYRRITE; translated from the coding sequence GTGTTTCTCGCACAAGAAATTATTCGTAAAAAACGTGATGGTCATGCATTAAGCGACGAAGAGATCCGCTTCTTTATCAATGGCATTCGTGATAACACCGTCTCTGAAGGGCAGATTGCGGCTCTGGCGATGACCATTTTCTTCCACGATATGTCGATGCCCGAGCGCGTGTCGCTGACCATGGCGATGCGAGATTCAGGAACCGTTCTGGACTGGAAAAGCCTTAACCTTAACGGCCCGATTGTGGACAAACACTCCACCGGCGGTGTGGGTGACGTGACCTCCCTGATGCTGGGCCCTATGGTGGCCGCCTGTGGCGGTTACATCCCGATGATTTCCGGGCGCGGTCTGGGCCACACCGGCGGTACGCTCGACAAACTGGAAGCCATTCCGGGCTTCGATATCTTCCCGGATGACAACCGCTTCCGCGACATTATTAAAGACGTGGGTGTGGCAATTATCGGCCAGACCAGCTCTCTTGCCCCGGCAGACAAGCGTTTCTACGCGACCCGCGACATCACCGCCACCGTTGACTCCATTCCGTTGATCACCGCCTCTATTCTGGCGAAAAAGCTGGCAGAAGGGCTGGACGCGCTGGTGATGGACGTGAAGGTGGGCAGCGGTGCCTTTATGCCGACCTATGAACTTTCTGCCCAGCTCGCCGAAGCGATCGTTGGCGTCTCCAACGGCGCAGGCGTGCGCACCACCGCGCTGCTCACTGACATGAACCAGGTACTGGCCTCCAGCGCCGGTAACGCGGTCGAAGTGCGTGAAGCCGTCCAGTTCCTGACGGGGGAATACCGCAACCCGCGCCTGTTCGACGTGACCATGGCGCTGTGTGTAGAGATGCTGATCTCCGGCAAGCTGGCGAAAGACGAGGCGGAAGCCCGCGCGAAACTGCAGGCCGTGCTGGACAACGGCAAAGCGGCAGAGATCTTTGGCCGTATGGTCGCCGCACAAAAAGGCCCGACCGACTTCGTTGAGAATTACGCCAAATACCTGCCAACCGCGACGCTCAGCAAAGCCGTATATGCCGACAGCGAGGGCTTTGTCTCAGCAATGGACACCCGTGCGCTGGGTATGGCGGTGGTCTCGATGGGCGGCGGTCGTCGTCAGGCGTCAGACACCATTGATTACAGCGTCGGCTTTACCGATATGGCCCGTCTGGGCGACAGCGTTGATGGCCAACGTCCGCTGGCGGTGATCCACGCCAAAGACGAAGCCAGCTGGCAGGACGCGGCGAAGGCGGTGAAAGCGGCCATTACGCTTGCTGATAAAGCGCCAGAAAGCTCACCTTCGGTCTATCGCCGTATCACCGAATAG
- a CDS encoding YjjI family glycine radical enzyme, with the protein MPDTLQQRCQHIVTSPVLTPEQKRHFLALEAENNLPYPALPEAARAALDEGFICDMFEGHAPYKPRYVLPDYEKFLANGSEWLELEGAKDLDDALSLLTILYHHVPSVTSMPVYLGQLDAILNPYVRILTQEEIDSRIKRFWRYLDRTLPDAFMHANIGPADGPIIRAILRADAELKQVAPNLTFIYDPEITPDDLLLEVARNICECSKPHISNGPVNDKIFTKGRFGVVSCYNSLPLAGGGSTLVRLNLKAIAEHSTSVDDFFNRTLPHYCQQQIAIIDARCDFLYQQSGFFENSFLVKEGLIDAGRFVPMFGMYGLAEAVNTLCEKDGINGRYGKDEQANALGYRISEQLAAFVENTPVKHGWKQRAMLHAQSGISSDSGTTPGARLPYGDEPDPISHLLAVAPHHRHYHSGISDILTLDETVKRNPQAIVQLCLGAFRAGMREFTANVAGNDLVRVTGYMVRLSDLEKFREAGSRTNTTWLGEEAARNTRILERQPRVISHEQQMRFS; encoded by the coding sequence ATGCCAGATACCCTGCAACAACGTTGCCAGCACATTGTGACAAGTCCGGTGTTAACCCCGGAACAAAAACGTCATTTTCTGGCGCTGGAAGCGGAAAACAACCTGCCTTATCCGGCACTTCCTGAAGCCGCCCGCGCCGCGCTGGACGAGGGATTTATCTGCGACATGTTCGAAGGCCATGCGCCTTACAAACCGCGCTACGTCCTGCCGGATTATGAAAAATTCCTGGCTAACGGTTCTGAATGGCTGGAGCTGGAAGGGGCAAAGGATCTGGATGATGCCCTCTCGCTATTAACCATTCTCTACCATCATGTTCCTTCAGTGACATCTATGCCGGTCTATCTGGGGCAGCTTGATGCGATACTGAATCCATATGTTAGAATTCTAACACAAGAAGAAATCGATAGCCGAATAAAACGTTTCTGGCGCTATCTCGACAGAACGCTCCCTGATGCGTTTATGCACGCAAACATCGGGCCCGCTGACGGCCCCATCATCCGCGCCATTCTACGTGCAGATGCAGAGCTTAAGCAGGTCGCGCCGAATCTGACCTTTATTTACGATCCTGAAATCACCCCGGACGATTTGCTGCTTGAGGTGGCAAGAAACATTTGCGAATGCAGTAAACCGCATATTTCAAACGGCCCCGTGAATGATAAAATTTTCACAAAAGGCCGTTTTGGCGTGGTGAGCTGTTACAACTCCCTGCCGCTGGCTGGCGGTGGCAGCACCCTGGTGCGCCTTAACCTCAAAGCCATTGCGGAGCACAGCACCTCCGTTGACGACTTCTTCAACCGTACGCTTCCGCACTACTGTCAGCAGCAAATCGCCATCATTGATGCCCGCTGTGATTTTCTCTATCAACAATCAGGCTTCTTTGAGAATAGCTTCCTGGTAAAAGAGGGGCTGATTGATGCCGGGCGTTTTGTGCCAATGTTTGGCATGTACGGCCTGGCGGAAGCGGTAAACACGCTCTGTGAGAAGGACGGAATCAACGGTCGCTATGGCAAAGACGAGCAGGCTAACGCGCTGGGCTATCGCATCAGCGAACAGCTTGCGGCGTTTGTAGAAAACACACCTGTGAAGCACGGCTGGAAACAGCGCGCCATGCTCCATGCGCAGTCGGGCATCAGCTCTGATTCAGGCACCACGCCAGGCGCGCGTCTGCCTTATGGTGACGAACCGGATCCCATCAGCCATCTGCTGGCCGTTGCGCCACATCACAGACACTATCACTCCGGTATCAGCGATATTTTAACGCTCGATGAGACGGTAAAACGCAACCCACAGGCGATAGTGCAGCTTTGTCTGGGCGCGTTCAGGGCCGGTATGCGGGAGTTCACCGCCAACGTTGCGGGTAACGATCTGGTCCGCGTGACGGGCTACATGGTGCGCCTGTCGGACCTGGAAAAATTCCGCGAAGCCGGTTCGCGCACCAATACGACCTGGCTTGGCGAAGAAGCCGCACGCAATACCCGCATCCTGGAACGTCAGCCGCGCGTGATAAGCCATGAACAACAGATGCGCTTTAGTTAG
- the deoC gene encoding deoxyribose-phosphate aldolase — MTDLTASSLRALKLMDLTTLNDDDTNEKVIALCHQAKTPVGNTAAICIYPRFIPIARKTLKEQGTPDVRIATVTNFPHGNDDIEIALAETRAAIAYGADEVDVVFPYRALIAGNEQVGFDLVKACKDACAAANVLLKVIIETGELKEEALIRKASEISIKAGADFIKTSTGKVPVNATPESARIMMEVIRDMGVSKTVGFKPAGGVRTAEDAQQFLAIADELFGADWADSRHYRFGASSLLASLLKALGHGDGKSASSY; from the coding sequence ATGACCGATTTAACTGCAAGCAGCCTGCGCGCGTTGAAACTGATGGACCTGACTACCCTGAACGATGACGACACCAATGAGAAAGTCATCGCCCTGTGCCATCAGGCGAAAACGCCAGTGGGTAACACCGCAGCCATCTGTATCTACCCGCGCTTTATTCCGATTGCCCGCAAAACGCTGAAAGAGCAGGGCACGCCGGATGTGCGCATTGCAACCGTAACTAACTTCCCGCACGGCAACGACGATATCGAGATTGCGCTGGCAGAAACCCGCGCGGCCATTGCTTATGGTGCAGACGAAGTTGACGTGGTATTCCCGTACCGCGCGCTGATCGCCGGTAACGAGCAGGTTGGCTTCGACCTGGTGAAAGCCTGTAAAGACGCGTGCGCGGCGGCAAACGTGCTGCTGAAAGTGATTATCGAAACCGGTGAGCTGAAAGAAGAAGCGCTTATTCGTAAAGCGTCTGAAATCTCCATCAAAGCCGGTGCGGATTTCATTAAAACCTCTACCGGTAAAGTACCGGTGAATGCGACCCCGGAAAGCGCGCGCATCATGATGGAAGTCATTCGCGATATGGGCGTGTCCAAAACCGTTGGTTTCAAACCTGCGGGCGGCGTGCGTACTGCCGAAGACGCGCAGCAGTTCCTGGCGATTGCCGACGAGCTGTTCGGCGCCGACTGGGCCGATTCCCGTCACTACCGCTTCGGTGCGTCCAGCCTGCTGGCAAGCCTGCTGAAAGCGCTGGGTCATGGCGACGGTAAGAGCGCAAGCAGCTACTGA
- the deoB gene encoding phosphopentomutase, with protein MKRAFIMVLDSFGIGATEDAERFGDVGSDTMGHIAEACAKGEADNGRKGPLTLPNLTRLGLVKAHEGSTGKIAAGMDGNAEVVGAYAWAHELSSGKDTPSGHWEIAGVPVLFDWGYFSDHENSFPQELLDKLVKRANLPGYLGNCHSSGTVILDQLGEEHMKTGKPIFYTSADSVFQIACHEETFGLDKLYELCEIAREELTEGGYNIGRVIARPFIGDKAGNFQRTGNRHDLAVEPPAPTVLQKLVDEKDGHVVSVGKIADIYANCGITKKVKATGLDALFDATIKEMKEAGDKTIVFTNFVDFDSSWGHRRDVAGYAAGLELFDRRLPELMELVGEDDILILTADHGCDPTWTGTDHTREHIPVLVYGPKVKPGSLGHRETFADIGQTLAKYFGTSDMEYGKAMF; from the coding sequence ATGAAACGTGCATTTATTATGGTGCTGGACTCATTCGGCATCGGCGCAACCGAAGATGCAGAACGTTTTGGTGACGTGGGTTCCGATACCATGGGTCACATCGCGGAAGCCTGTGCGAAAGGCGAAGCGGACAACGGTCGTAAAGGCCCTCTGACCCTGCCAAACCTGACCCGCCTCGGTCTGGTGAAAGCGCATGAAGGTTCTACCGGTAAAATCGCAGCCGGTATGGACGGCAACGCGGAAGTGGTGGGCGCCTACGCCTGGGCTCACGAGCTCTCTTCCGGTAAAGATACCCCGTCTGGCCACTGGGAAATCGCCGGTGTGCCGGTCCTGTTCGACTGGGGTTATTTCTCCGATCACGAGAACAGCTTCCCGCAGGAGCTGCTCGATAAGCTGGTGAAGCGTGCCAACCTGCCGGGCTACCTCGGTAACTGCCACTCTTCCGGCACCGTGATTCTGGACCAGCTTGGCGAAGAGCACATGAAAACCGGCAAGCCGATTTTCTACACCTCCGCTGACTCCGTTTTCCAGATTGCCTGCCACGAAGAGACGTTTGGCCTGGATAAACTCTACGAGCTGTGTGAAATCGCCCGCGAAGAGCTGACCGAAGGCGGCTACAACATTGGTCGCGTTATCGCCCGTCCGTTTATCGGCGATAAAGCAGGTAACTTCCAGCGTACCGGTAACCGTCACGACCTGGCCGTTGAGCCACCGGCCCCTACCGTGCTGCAGAAACTGGTCGACGAGAAAGACGGTCACGTGGTGTCCGTGGGTAAAATCGCAGACATCTACGCTAACTGCGGCATCACCAAAAAAGTGAAAGCCACCGGTCTGGATGCGCTGTTCGATGCCACCATCAAAGAGATGAAAGAAGCGGGCGATAAGACCATTGTCTTCACCAACTTCGTGGACTTCGACTCTTCCTGGGGGCACCGTCGTGACGTCGCGGGCTATGCTGCCGGTCTGGAACTGTTCGACCGCCGTCTGCCAGAGCTGATGGAGCTGGTGGGTGAAGATGACATTCTGATCCTGACTGCCGACCACGGCTGTGACCCAACCTGGACCGGTACCGACCACACCCGTGAGCACATTCCGGTGCTGGTGTACGGACCGAAAGTCAAACCAGGTTCACTGGGACACCGTGAAACCTTCGCAGACATCGGCCAGACCCTCGCGAAGTACTTTGGTACGTCCGACATGGAATATGGCAAGGCTATGTTCTGA